The genomic interval TTGTTGTATTTCTTTGAATTAAAACTGTATTAATTCCACCTAATGTTTCAATACCAAGTGATAATGGTGTAACATCAAGTAATAATACATCTTTAACATCACCTGTTAAAACCCCACCTTGAATTGCTGCACCCATTGCTACAACTTCATCAGGATTAACACCTTTTGATGGTTCTTTTCCTAATTCTTTTTTAATCAAATCAACAACTGCAGGAATTCTTGTAGAACCACCTACTAAGATAATTTTATTAATATCATTAGCTGTCATATTCGCATCTTTTAATGCACTACGAACTGGTCCTAATGTTCTTTCAACTAAGTCACTAGTTAATTCATCAAATTTTGATCTTGTTAATGTTGTTTCTAAATGTAAAGGTCCGCTTGCTCCCATTGAAATAAATGGTAATGAGATTTGACTTTGCATTACACCAGATAATTCTTTTTTCGCTTTTTCAGCTGAATCTTTCAAACGTTGTAAAGCCATTTTATCTTTAGATAAATCAACACCATTTTCAAGTTTGAAATTAGCAACTAACCAATCGATAATTTTTTGGTCAAAATCATCTCCACCTAAACGGTTATCTCCATTAGTAGAAATAACTTCAAATGTTCCATCAGCAAGTTCTAAGATAGAAACGTCAAAAGTTCCTCCACCTAAGTCATAAACTAATATAGTTTCTTCTTTATCTGTTTTATCTAATCCATAAGCAAGAGCAGCTGCAGTTGGCTCATTTATAATACGTTTTACATCAAGACCAGCTATTCTACCTGCATCTTTTGTTGCTTGACGTTGAGCGTCATTAAAATAAGCTGGAACCGTAATAACTGCTTCTGTAATATTATGTCCTAAGTAACTTTCAGCGGTTGCTTTTAAATTTTGTAAAACAAAAGCTGATACTTGTTCTGCTGAATATTCTTTACCTTCAATCATCACACGATGTTTTGTTCCCATATGACGTTTTATAGACATAACCGTGTTATCAGGATTAGTTACTGCTTGACGTTTAGCCACTTCACCAACTAATTTTTCTCCATTTTTAAACGCTACTACAGATGGGGTTGTACGCCCACCTTCAGGATTAGGTATAACAATTGCTTCTCCATTTTCCATAACAGATACACATGAATTTGTTGTACCTAAGTCAATACCAATTATTTTTCCCATGAATATTAATCCTCCTTAATTAATTAATGATATTTTCATTTTCATTATCATCGTTTTCTTTTTCAATCTCATTTGATTCTATTTTTTGTTTACTAACCTTTACTTTAACAGGTTTTATCACTCGGTCTTTATAGGTATAACCACTTTGAAGGATTTCAAGGATTGTTTCTTCCTTTGCATCATCAACTTCAACAACTTCTGTTACTTCGTGAACATGAGGATCAAATGAATCATTTACTTTTGTATTAATTTCTTTCAAACCATCACTT from Mycoplasmatota bacterium carries:
- the dnaK gene encoding molecular chaperone DnaK, yielding MGKIIGIDLGTTNSCVSVMENGEAIVIPNPEGGRTTPSVVAFKNGEKLVGEVAKRQAVTNPDNTVMSIKRHMGTKHRVMIEGKEYSAEQVSAFVLQNLKATAESYLGHNITEAVITVPAYFNDAQRQATKDAGRIAGLDVKRIINEPTAAALAYGLDKTDKEETILVYDLGGGTFDVSILELADGTFEVISTNGDNRLGGDDFDQKIIDWLVANFKLENGVDLSKDKMALQRLKDSAEKAKKELSGVMQSQISLPFISMGASGPLHLETTLTRSKFDELTSDLVERTLGPVRSALKDANMTANDINKIILVGGSTRIPAVVDLIKKELGKEPSKGVNPDEVVAMGAAIQGGVLTGDVKDVLLLDVTPLSLGIETLGGINTVLIQRNTTIPTTKSQVFSTAADNQPAVDIHVLQGERKMANDNKTLGRFQLTDIPPAPRGVPQIEVSFNIDANGIVHVKAKDLGTNKEQSITIQSGSGLSDDEINRMVKEAEEHAEEDKRKAEEIELINEASSLIFAANKAVKDLGDNVTDDEKTKVEALGNELQKAIDDKDFNLIKSKKEELEKIAQELAAKVYQQAAQNAQPNQQPEENNEAEEGEVVDADYEDVK